In Narcine bancroftii isolate sNarBan1 chromosome 7, sNarBan1.hap1, whole genome shotgun sequence, the sequence tgtgtgtgtgtagagtgtgtgtgtgtatgtgtagagtgtgtgtgtatgtgtggtgtgtgtgtatgtgtagagtgtgtgtgtatgtgtagagtgtgtgtgtatgtgtagagtgtgtgtgtgtatgtgtagagtgtgtgtgtatgtgtagagtgtgtgtgtatgtgtagagtgtgtgtgtatgtgtagagtgtgtgtgtatgtgtagagtgtgtgtgtatgtgtagagtgtgtgtgtgtgtgtagagtgtgtgtgtgtgtgtgtgtgagtgtgtgtgtgagtgtgtgtagtgTGACAGCCGCCAGACACTGACAGATCGGAGGAAATGACGCCCTTATTTGAACGAAAACTCTTCTTCCTCGGAACGAAATCCTTCCTTCCGCCTGGGGAGGGTTGCCTGTGCCCATTCGGTTCAGGGGCCGGAGTGTCGAGGTGCAGATCTGCTCTCGGCCAACGCGCGTTATGGGAAACTGTTGCAAGAAAGTCGGAAAGTAAGTAGCTGATGTTCGGAGTCCGTCAGCGGCAGCTTAAACAgctcagggggtggggggagggcgaTGCTCAGACGGCGATTGCATCCGTTCCCACCTTGATTGACTGCGCGGTCCTTACGAAAGTCAAGTAATAATAACGCTTAGTATTGTTTGAGAGAATCTAGGACGTAAATCGCGGGGGCAGGTATGTTGGACCAGCAAAGTCTCTCCGAGTCATGGATCCGAGGAGATCAGAAGAACTCGCCCTTGGAAAGTGCTTAGAAAATGGGGTCTGCTATAAAGAAATGGGTGTTCATGAGCAGAACCCTGGAAGGTGGCCATCGCCTGTTGTTCAAACCTCCCGGTGCTCTCCGACCAGCAGAGACCCTTGGCTGGCGAGCCCGGTCACGCAGAGACAAAACACAGCGCTGGAACTGCATTTCCAAGCTCTTTGACAGGCTGGTCTGCACCACTTCGTGAATGTTgactaccctcagttataagtgacagaaattggattaaaaattggccttGGGGCTGCAGTGCTGGTGGTACCACGTGTGGCTTTCCGGAGCCACAGTGGCATGGAGCTGGTGAGATACCTGGCTGTTAGTTGTCTGCCCCACCTCGAAAACCAGGCTTCTGGCGCTGGTAAAAGTGTCACAAGACcacaaaaggaacagaagcaggccactaggcccatcgagtctgttccgtaaatctacactaagcaactctacactagttccaatttctggccttttccccagatcccttgataccctcactAATGAGGACATGCCCACGTCACCCTGCTGGTTCAAGTTGACATCGACATTGATGGAGCCTGATACCCCCGAACGTCTTCACCAAATGTCACCAGTTTGCAAGAGGCCTACTCATTGGCTATTATTTGCCTTATGAGAAAAGATCTGCCAGAACTCGGGCCCTTGAGCGAGTGAATTCTACCATTCATCTTTGAGTTTCACGGTCTCCTTCTGGATACATGGAGTCATAGACCAGTGCTGAAGCAACactgaaactggcccttcagaCCACCATGCTGACCATTGCACCTGTCTCTACTTGACCCATTTTCCCACATTGGGTTTGTAGCCATCTCTGCTTTCATAATTCAAATGCTTGCCCAGTGGCAGTTTAAATGTGGTGAGGGGTCTTGCTTCCATCACCTCATAGAAAACCTttagcacaaaacaggcccttcagcccaccaagttGTGCTGAACATGTTCCTACCTTAGAAATTGCTAAGCtatcccatagccctctatttttctaagctccatgtacctatccaaaaatcTCTTTAAAAGACTCTATCATATCTGCCTTTACCACCGTGGCTGGCAGcctattccatgcacccaccactctaggTGAAGGAAAAATGCccgacatctcctctgtacctactccccagcaccttaaacccgtgtcctcttgtggcaaccatttcagcctctgactatccacatgATCATATGACCTCTCTTCATtttcacctctatcaggtcacctctcatcctccaacattccaaggagaaaaggccaagttcacACAACCagttttcataaggcatgctaCCTAATCCAGACaagatccttgtaaatctcctctgcaccctttctatggccACCATGTCCTTCCAGTCATGAGGCAAGCAGAAATGAGCACAGAAATCCAAGTCGGGTCATcatgcaatgcattccagatttcAACCACTCTCTTCGTGAACAAATTCCACTTGAATCTCCTTCAAACATTTTACTTCTTGCCCACCTTACAGCTATCTATTCCCCTTTTATTTGAGACACCTTCACCTGTTGTGTACTTCTATCTCTTCTGCATGGACTTATCCCTCTTCAGGACATCCCTCTCCAATGTGGCGATATATCTCAACTGGGCTTCCCAATAATATTTCTCAGTCTGGTAACTTTAAGCCACCCAGACTAAAGTCCCAGGTTAGTTTTTCCATAGCGACCCTGGCTACCTTGGCATTCCATAGAAACCTTCTAACATGTGAAAGAATCCCCGGAGCAACACCATGGGCAAAAtttggaagaggtactgaagcctcagcaacacatttattttaacaCAGTTGAACCTGCCCATCAGCATTATAGGCAGGGTCATCCAGCCATTTAAGACCTCCTCAATTCTCCTGAGCAAGGGGTATAATTTAGCTTATATAAATGATTTAAGTTATTATTTACCCTAACTcttagatatttgatcccattttgtggccacttcAAATGCCTATTCTCATGATATTGACTGTAATCCCCCTTAGTAATCTTGTATCCAGAGACCTTTCCATAGTCTTCTGCAATTGAGTGCATGCAGCCTGGCCACCAAATTGACTGGGTccatgcaaataaattgattttgtgttcctcctggccTACCCTAAATCACTTGATGTCTGGATTCTGGCAATTGGCCTCGGCCAATGGTTCCATAGCTAGTATGAATAGAGGTGGAGATAATGGACACCCTTGTCTACTggctcttgatggtgggaaggctgaagatatttgtccattggtcacaactttaacCTTGGGCACATGGTACGAcacctttatccaatttataaaagttggccctagccCCAATTTTTCCAGTACCTTGAACAAGAAGTCCCTctccaatctgtcaaatgccttctctaCATCCAGGGCCACTCTCATCCCTtgactgtgccagatgcattCTACTCAGCAGTCTGCCTATGTTGTCCGCCACCTGCCTTTTTTGCACAAAGCCCGCTTGATccctatttattaattttggcaaatgttTTGCCAATCTATTCGTTAGGGCTTTGGCAAGTATCTTGTCGTCCGTATTTAATAATGAGATTGGTCTATAAGAGGACAGTTTCAATGGATCCTTGCCTTTTTTGAGAACTATCTTAATAATTGCTGTTGAAAAGAATTCTGGAAGGGTATGGGTCTCAATCACCTGGCTTACCACCTCCATAAAaagaggtatcaataaatctttaaattccctGTGGAACTCGAGCTGGAACCCATCTTCCCCCAGAGATTTGTTAGTCAGTGAACTCGATGTCTTGGCTACTTCTTCCTCTGTGAAGGGGAGATTCAACCCTTCCTGTTCTTCTATGTTTAAATGTGGTAGTTTCAATTTTGATAGGAACTTGTTAATTTTATCACCTCCCCTCCCTGGCCAATTCTGTCTTCTATAGATTCCACCATTTGAAAAACTTAACggcttgtagattaattgggtggcacaggcttgtgggctaaaagggtttgttgctgtgctgtatgtctaaatttgaaatgttttaaattaatcTTTTATATTATGGCCATGGAAAAGACTTTTGACAATGAACAACCCTGCAGACTAATGAAATGAATGCCCCATGAAACTATGTTTCTTCTTTCCATCTCACACCACTAAGCTTATTGAAAATGCTGTGTGACACATAGTGTATTGTCCAGCTTGCTTATCAGATTTTAAAAGTACAATATATCGTAAAGTTCATTCGGTTGTGCTCTTTACTAATTTTACTTCATTGCATTCACCATTGAAAACTCGGAGGAAATTATTTACATGGCAATAGTTGCATTTAGAGTGTATGGATGGGAATGTGCCCCTGGTATATCATAGGTACTTACTAAGGCAAACTCCATTCTGAGCTAAGAAAGGAATTATTAAGCTATGTGACTAGAAATTCTGTCAATATTGATGTGAAGTAATTAGAATGTTGCAGCTGCCATGTATAGATTAGATGCAAAAACTCATTGGTCTGGCAGCTGGCTTGTTTGTTTAGTCTAGGAGGTCTGACTTTCACTTTGGATGCAAAAGGTTCTGGGTTCAAATCTTGGGTGAGCTCAATCTTAGGGCAGCACGGTTTGCACAACACTACAGTGccaacgattgggaccagggtttgaatcccgcactgtctgtaagaagtttgtacattatccctgtatccccaggggctctggttttctcccacaaaactgtaggttaattggacggcacaggctcgtgggccaaaatcaAGATTTAGATTCTTCCTGCAGCCATctttaatttcaaaattatttcctATGAATACCTGAGactctgcaaccccccccccccccccccccccatgcaactggatccttgacttcctcatcagaagaccacagtcagtataaattggaaacaacgtctcctcctcattgactatCAATACAAGcgtacctcaaggatgcatgcttagcccattcattgtgcacccatgactgtgtggccaggcacaattccaatgctacctacaaatgtgccgatgacaccacagaatcacaaacagcaacaaggaagtgtacaggagggagatggatcaacccgttgagtggtgtcacgccaacaaccttacactcaacattatcaaaacaaaggagatgattgtagacttcaggaggaagtcaggagaatacaATCCAGTCCTTATCgagaggggagtggagaggggcaaaaacttcaaattcctgggtgtcaacatctccaagcatctgtgctggagcctccatgccgatgtaatcacaaagaaggcttatcAGTGGCTatatgaggtgcttgaggagatttggtatgtcactgaagattcttgaaaacttctacaggtgtactgtggagagcattctggctagtggtgtcactgtctggtacagacaacgcacaggacaagaaaaaactcaagtgttgttaacttggcctgcgacatcaatggcaccaaacttcactccatcaaggcagtgtcttaagaaagtagtc encodes:
- the LOC138738710 gene encoding uncharacterized protein isoform X7 — translated: MTPLFERKLFFLGTKSFLPPGEGCLCPFGSGAGVSRCRSALGQRALWETVARKSEKKAMIKNWVKWKEKSQQTHQPKQFQ
- the LOC138738710 gene encoding uncharacterized protein isoform X4, with product MTPLFERKLFFLGTKSFLPPGEGCLCPFGSGAGVSRCRSALGQRALWETVARKSEIIRHIKDVHQGLNVYKKAMIKNWVKWKEKSQQTHQPKQFQ
- the LOC138738710 gene encoding uncharacterized protein isoform X3, producing MTPLFERKLFFLGTKSFLPPGEGCLCPFGSGAGVSRCRSALGQRALWETVARKSEIIRHIKDVHQGLNVYKKAMIKNWVKWKEKSQQEMKTSCMPH